A single region of the Anaerococcus urinomassiliensis genome encodes:
- a CDS encoding type II toxin-antitoxin system RelB/DinJ family antitoxin gives MDTTNVNFRLDKKTKKEAEELFEDLGLNMTTALTMFVKASIREQGIPFEVRRDVPNAETIAAIEESERLLSDPNVKGYDNMEDLIRALES, from the coding sequence ATGGATACAACTAATGTGAATTTTAGACTTGACAAAAAAACTAAAAAAGAGGCTGAAGAATTGTTTGAGGACTTGGGATTAAATATGACCACGGCCCTTACCATGTTTGTCAAAGCATCTATTAGAGAGCAAGGAATACCATTTGAGGTGAGAAGAGATGTACCTAATGCAGAAACAATTGCCGCTATAGAGGAATCGGAAAGATTATTAAGTGACCCAAATGTTAAAGGCTACGATAATATGGAAGATTTGATTAGGGCTTTAGAATCATGA
- a CDS encoding type II toxin-antitoxin system YafQ family toxin — protein sequence MKYEVIYTNQFKKDLKLAKKQNKDLNKLYHIVDLLSRGKKLDLSYKDHSLIGDYKGYRECHIEPDWLLVYKIKDEIMVLSLARLGTHSDLF from the coding sequence ATGAAATATGAAGTCATTTATACTAATCAATTTAAAAAAGATTTGAAGCTAGCCAAAAAGCAAAATAAAGATTTGAATAAACTTTATCATATTGTAGATTTATTATCCCGTGGTAAGAAATTAGATCTATCATATAAAGATCATAGCTTAATAGGAGATTACAAAGGCTATAGGGAGTGCCATATTGAACCAGATTGGCTGCTGGTTTATAAAATTAAAGATGAAATAATGGTCCTATCTTTAGCAAGACTAGGCACACATTCAGACTTGTTTTAA
- the ahpF gene encoding alkyl hydroperoxide reductase subunit F yields the protein MLDQNLKTQLAQYLDMLKTEVTIGLSVTNDEKSNKVRGFVEDVASLSDKINIVEKDLTYTPAFELKGEKDHGQIIFAGVPLGHEFSSFALALLQVGGIEPRIDEGTKKRIKAIDDVQNLETIVSLSCHNCPEVVQSFNIMAILNPNINHTMIEGSMFQEIAEDRDVLAVPAIFKDGEFLEGGKQTMDSLLELIGSTRSSDDFAEKKAYDVLIIGGGPAAATAAIYAARKGVSTGLVASEFGGQVEETLGIENIPGFKYTEGPSFMANMKEQVTALGVDIMTGTLASGVKEVEGSANPRLVEVELDNGAKLQAITVVIATGARWRLIGIPGEIEFRNKGVAYCTHCDGPLFKGKPVAVIGGGNSGIEAAIDLAAMVDHVTVLEFLPELKADQVLQDKLYSLDNVTVLKNAQTTGLYGDSRLERLEYTDRETNEERSIDVEGCFIQVGLVPNTEWLKDSEVKLTDRGEILVDSEGKTSLEGVYAAGDATDTVFKQIVIAAGSGATASLGAFNYLMRN from the coding sequence ATGTTAGATCAAAATTTAAAAACCCAGTTAGCCCAATATCTTGACATGCTCAAAACAGAAGTCACTATTGGGCTTTCTGTTACTAATGACGAAAAAAGTAATAAAGTGCGTGGATTTGTAGAAGACGTTGCAAGTCTTTCCGACAAAATCAATATCGTAGAAAAAGACCTTACCTACACTCCAGCCTTTGAACTAAAAGGGGAAAAGGACCACGGGCAAATCATCTTTGCAGGTGTCCCACTTGGCCACGAATTCTCATCCTTTGCCCTAGCCCTCCTTCAAGTTGGGGGAATCGAACCCAGGATTGATGAAGGCACAAAAAAGAGAATTAAGGCTATAGATGATGTGCAAAACCTTGAAACTATAGTATCTCTATCATGCCACAACTGCCCAGAAGTTGTCCAATCATTCAATATCATGGCTATTCTAAATCCAAACATCAACCACACTATGATAGAAGGATCTATGTTCCAAGAAATTGCTGAAGACCGCGATGTACTTGCAGTTCCAGCAATCTTTAAGGATGGGGAATTTTTAGAAGGTGGCAAGCAAACTATGGATAGCCTCCTTGAGCTAATTGGATCTACGAGATCTTCTGATGACTTTGCCGAAAAAAAAGCCTATGATGTATTGATCATCGGTGGCGGTCCAGCTGCTGCAACAGCTGCAATCTATGCAGCTCGTAAGGGTGTATCTACTGGCCTTGTTGCCAGCGAATTTGGTGGACAAGTTGAAGAAACTCTTGGAATCGAAAATATCCCAGGTTTCAAATACACCGAAGGTCCTAGCTTCATGGCAAATATGAAAGAACAAGTAACAGCTCTTGGCGTAGATATCATGACAGGCACTCTTGCAAGTGGAGTTAAGGAAGTAGAAGGCTCAGCAAATCCTAGACTAGTAGAAGTTGAGCTTGACAATGGCGCAAAACTTCAAGCTATAACTGTTGTAATTGCAACAGGTGCTAGGTGGAGACTAATAGGTATACCTGGAGAGATCGAATTTAGAAACAAGGGTGTAGCATATTGTACCCACTGTGATGGCCCACTATTTAAAGGTAAACCTGTGGCAGTAATCGGTGGAGGAAACTCAGGCATCGAAGCTGCTATAGACCTTGCAGCCATGGTAGACCATGTAACAGTCCTAGAATTCTTACCAGAGCTAAAGGCAGACCAAGTCCTCCAGGACAAACTTTATAGCCTAGATAATGTTACGGTGCTCAAAAACGCCCAAACAACAGGCCTTTACGGTGACTCTAGACTAGAAAGACTAGAATACACAGATAGAGAAACAAACGAAGAACGCAGCATAGATGTTGAAGGTTGCTTCATCCAAGTAGGTCTAGTACCAAATACAGAATGGCTAAAAGATTCTGAAGTAAAACTTACAGACCGTGGCGAAATCCTAGTAGATAGCGAGGGTAAAACCAGCCTAGAAGGAGTCTACGCAGCAGGAGATGCCACAGATACAGTATTCAAACAAATAGTAATAGCAGCAGGATCTGGTGCAACAGCATCCCTTGGTGCCTTTAACTATTTGATGAGAAACTAA
- a CDS encoding redoxin domain-containing protein gives MAFIGKTLPEFNLDAYDPKKDEFITISNEDLKGKWTVLLFYPADFTFVCPTELEDLQDNYAALQELGADVYGVSVDTHFVHKAWHDNSERISKLEYPLISDSNKDLTRELDILDDSGKALRATFVIDPENVIQTVEINADGIGRKADVNINKVKAGKYIANHPGEACPAKWEEEGDDILTPGLDLVGKL, from the coding sequence ATGGCATTTATTGGTAAAACACTTCCAGAATTTAATTTAGACGCTTACGATCCAAAAAAGGACGAATTTATAACAATTTCAAACGAAGATTTAAAGGGAAAATGGACAGTACTACTATTCTATCCAGCTGACTTTACTTTCGTTTGCCCAACAGAACTAGAAGATCTTCAAGATAATTATGCTGCTTTACAAGAGCTTGGAGCAGATGTTTACGGTGTTTCTGTAGATACTCACTTCGTTCACAAGGCTTGGCATGACAACAGCGAGCGAATTAGCAAACTTGAATATCCACTAATTTCTGACTCTAACAAAGATTTAACAAGAGAACTTGATATCCTTGATGATTCAGGAAAGGCTCTAAGGGCTACATTCGTAATCGACCCAGAAAACGTGATCCAAACAGTAGAAATAAATGCTGATGGTATCGGACGTAAGGCTGATGTTAACATCAACAAAGTTAAAGCTGGTAAATACATTGCGAATCACCCAGGTGAAGCTTGCCCAGCTAAATGGGAAGAAGAAGGCGATGATATCCTAACCCCAGGTCTTGACCTTGTAGGTAAACTATAA